The following coding sequences lie in one Treponema socranskii subsp. buccale genomic window:
- the rho gene encoding transcription termination factor Rho, producing MAPIRKRRTADASGDVEKTEKVQSESEAQPDSYESAESASGETEEKISDEAPAEDDGGKSRPVRTVKTRRRAVIKVDKAAEEEASEADAAQETETEEVHESFADRRSRPRWNGNANQTYRKPARYGSNRAYSSPAVDAALQNQASLPMESDGDEEAKPKLVINDLTVMGMTQLRELAMKYGFSSDDLAPMKKQELIFVILKAHTEHGGTIFASGALEILPDGYGFLRSPQNSYLPGPDDIYISPSQIRLFNLKTGDTVYGQTRSPKEGERFFALLRIESVNFDEPRVAQTRIPFENLTPLYPNHKLHLETVSTEVSTRILDLFNPIGKGQRLLIVAPPKAGKTILMQKIANAITKNHPEVYLIVLLIDERPEEVTEMERSIQAEVISSTFDEQATRHVQVAEMVLEKAKRLVEHKRDVVIFLDSITRLARAYNQTVPTSGKVLSGGVDSNALHKPKRFFGAARNVEEGGSLTIISTALIETGSRMDEVIFEEFKGTGNSEIDLDRKLAERRLFPAINIKKSGTRKEELLLSENELQKMWVLRKVLNPMEDADILELLLDRMRKTKTNEAFLASMNTGTAAVSDN from the coding sequence ATGGCACCAATACGAAAGCGCCGCACTGCCGACGCATCAGGTGATGTTGAAAAGACGGAAAAAGTACAGAGCGAGTCCGAAGCTCAACCGGATTCTTACGAGTCGGCGGAATCCGCTTCCGGTGAAACCGAAGAAAAAATTTCCGATGAAGCGCCTGCCGAAGACGACGGCGGAAAATCGCGTCCGGTACGCACCGTTAAAACTCGGCGCCGCGCGGTGATCAAAGTCGATAAGGCGGCGGAAGAAGAAGCGAGTGAAGCCGATGCGGCTCAGGAAACGGAGACGGAAGAAGTGCACGAATCCTTTGCGGATCGGCGATCGCGTCCGCGCTGGAACGGAAACGCAAATCAAACGTACCGAAAGCCTGCGCGCTACGGTTCAAACCGTGCATATTCCAGTCCCGCAGTCGACGCCGCCCTCCAAAATCAGGCATCGCTTCCTATGGAGAGCGACGGAGACGAAGAGGCGAAACCGAAGCTTGTCATAAACGATTTGACCGTCATGGGTATGACGCAGCTTCGAGAGCTTGCGATGAAGTACGGTTTTTCGAGCGACGATTTGGCGCCGATGAAAAAGCAGGAGCTCATCTTCGTCATCTTAAAAGCGCACACCGAACACGGCGGCACGATATTTGCCTCCGGCGCGCTCGAAATCCTGCCGGACGGTTACGGCTTTTTGCGCTCTCCGCAAAACAGCTATCTTCCCGGCCCCGACGATATCTATATTTCGCCGAGCCAAATCAGGCTTTTCAATTTAAAGACGGGCGATACCGTGTACGGGCAGACGCGGTCTCCGAAAGAGGGCGAGCGCTTTTTTGCGCTGCTGCGCATCGAGTCGGTGAACTTCGACGAACCGCGCGTCGCGCAGACGAGAATTCCGTTTGAAAATCTGACGCCGCTCTATCCGAATCACAAACTGCATCTCGAAACGGTTTCGACCGAAGTTTCGACGCGCATCCTCGATCTTTTCAATCCGATCGGTAAGGGGCAGCGTCTCCTGATCGTCGCGCCGCCGAAAGCCGGTAAAACGATCCTCATGCAAAAGATCGCAAATGCGATCACGAAAAATCATCCCGAAGTGTACCTCATCGTTTTGCTTATCGACGAACGTCCCGAAGAAGTGACCGAAATGGAGCGCTCGATTCAAGCGGAAGTCATCTCATCGACTTTCGACGAACAGGCGACTCGCCATGTGCAGGTTGCGGAAATGGTACTCGAAAAAGCGAAGCGACTCGTCGAACACAAGCGCGACGTCGTCATCTTCCTCGATTCGATTACGCGTCTTGCGCGCGCATACAACCAAACGGTACCGACGTCGGGCAAAGTGCTTTCCGGCGGCGTCGACTCGAACGCCCTTCACAAGCCCAAGCGCTTTTTCGGCGCGGCGCGCAACGTGGAAGAGGGCGGCAGTTTGACGATCATTTCGACGGCGCTCATCGAAACGGGAAGCCGCATGGATGAAGTCATCTTTGAAGAATTCAAAGGCACCGGCAACAGCGAAATCGACCTCGACAGAAAGCTTGCCGAACGCAGGCTTTTCCCGGCGATCAACATCAAAAAATCGGGGACGCGCAAAGAAGAACTGCTTTTGTCCGAAAACGAACTGCAAAAGATGTGGGTGCTGCGCAAAGTGCTCAATCCTATGGAAGACGCGGACATTCTCGAACTTTTGCTCGACCGCATGAGAAAGACGAAGACGAACGAAGCCTTCCTTGCGTCCATGAACACCGGTACGGCAGCCGTTTCGGATAATTGA
- the rpmE gene encoding 50S ribosomal protein L31 — protein MKKGIHPEYKLTKITCACGNVIETRSTAQNIRVEICSACHPFYTGKQKLVDTAGRIDRFNKRYGIKSEDAAN, from the coding sequence ATGAAAAAAGGAATTCATCCCGAATACAAATTGACAAAGATCACGTGCGCGTGCGGAAACGTCATCGAAACGCGATCGACGGCTCAAAACATCCGCGTGGAAATCTGTTCGGCGTGCCATCCGTTTTATACGGGTAAGCAAAAGCTCGTCGACACCGCAGGTCGCATCGACCGCTTCAACAAGCGCTACGGCATCAAGTCCGAAGACGCGGCAAACTGA
- a CDS encoding class I SAM-dependent methyltransferase gives MYSIALMPTECKDDYQAQLFSNRLAKRLKHLRKWARKNGVTCYRVYDRDIPEIPISVDLYEFLPDEIGDKKSAVRFTADEFAHLSENDAGMQAEIASRSALVICLYERPYEKAEAEERAWLSKIAQAASAVVGTAENRIVVKTRKRDKGGSQYAEDVNDIQSADHIEGLIQECASLFRVSISSRIDSGLFFDHRPLRAKVRENASGKSVLNLFCYTGSFSVYAAEGNARLVDSVDLSNTYIERAKENMRLNGFSDEKKYRFIRADAAEFIFQKKASGERYDIIILDPPTFSNSKMTNTVLDLVKDWPRFVNGCIALLTKGGVLYFSTNAKRLRFDESLIEIPANGNDEYGRNAGKKDATEGNNSHGSGASENTITVRDITASTIPEDFLQKKPHRAWEIRRK, from the coding sequence ATGTATAGTATTGCGCTTATGCCGACGGAATGCAAAGACGATTATCAAGCCCAACTGTTTTCAAACCGCCTCGCAAAGCGCTTGAAGCACCTTCGAAAATGGGCGCGCAAAAACGGTGTTACTTGCTATCGCGTGTACGACCGCGATATACCGGAAATCCCGATTTCGGTCGATCTCTACGAATTTTTGCCGGACGAAATCGGAGATAAAAAAAGCGCCGTCCGTTTTACCGCAGACGAATTCGCACACCTTTCTGAAAACGATGCCGGGATGCAGGCGGAAATCGCTTCGAGGAGCGCCCTCGTCATCTGTCTGTACGAACGCCCGTACGAAAAAGCGGAAGCCGAAGAGAGAGCATGGCTTTCCAAAATCGCACAGGCGGCAAGCGCCGTCGTCGGTACGGCGGAAAATCGCATCGTCGTCAAAACGAGAAAACGCGATAAGGGCGGAAGCCAATACGCGGAAGACGTAAACGACATACAAAGCGCAGATCATATTGAAGGGCTCATACAGGAGTGCGCGTCTCTTTTCCGCGTCTCTATAAGTTCCCGCATCGACAGCGGACTTTTTTTCGATCACCGCCCCCTCCGCGCAAAAGTCCGTGAAAACGCGAGCGGAAAATCGGTATTGAATCTCTTTTGCTATACAGGCTCTTTTTCCGTGTACGCCGCCGAAGGAAACGCGCGCCTCGTCGATTCGGTCGATTTGTCGAATACCTATATCGAGCGCGCAAAAGAAAATATGCGCTTAAACGGTTTTTCCGACGAAAAAAAATATCGCTTTATCCGCGCGGATGCCGCCGAATTCATCTTTCAAAAAAAAGCATCCGGTGAGCGATACGATATCATCATTCTCGATCCGCCGACGTTCAGCAATTCGAAGATGACGAATACCGTACTCGATCTTGTAAAAGATTGGCCGCGCTTCGTAAACGGCTGCATCGCCCTGCTTACAAAAGGAGGCGTGCTCTATTTTTCGACGAACGCCAAACGCTTACGCTTCGACGAAAGCCTTATCGAAATACCGGCGAACGGGAACGATGAGTATGGAAGGAATGCGGGCAAAAAAGACGCGACAGAGGGAAACAATTCGCACGGAAGCGGTGCAAGTGAAAACACAATCACCGTGCGCGACATCACCGCTTCGACGATCCCCGAAGACTTTTTGCAAAAAAAGCCGCACCGCGCGTGGGAAATCCGCAGGAAGTAA
- a CDS encoding DEAD/DEAH box helicase — MDFTEFNLHENLLNGLETAGYVTCTPVQEAVLKTALDGSDLYVQSQTGTGKTAAYLVSILQELLASPDNAGKKVLILLPTRELAVQVEEEAKKLTSGTQLKAFSFYGGVGYERQIAALKKGVDIIIGTPGRMIDLQQSRQLDLSNVGFLVVDEADRMFDMGFYPDLRTLLKVLPKAEDRQTMLFSATLNSYVKNLAWEYTRDAKEITIESDTVTVEQIDQELLHVSSDAKMKLLVGILSKEKPESVLVFCNTKRSCEVVSKRLVKNGFKSEFIIGDLPQAKRLQVLNRFKDGSVSILVATDVAARGIDVHDLAMVVNYDLPNESENYVHRIGRTARAGKTGKAYTFCSEQDVYNLPAIERYIEMQIPSRVADASMLGNDASEGVYIRTENWREDYDGGRSSSRRGGAGGGKFSGRRDSKKSDARSGSRGRRKTGSASERPAFRKERFTEDDTEKLQSMSFEERMKLYKEKYAKSASALTDGKGGSSSESKGAKPFSKKDRAKTGRKNGGGQGASRSSFERGRQDVQKPSAAKKRSGVQRYDESKKGLQSQSLWHKIKSLFGKK; from the coding sequence ATGGATTTTACCGAATTTAATTTGCACGAAAACCTGCTCAATGGCCTCGAAACGGCAGGTTATGTGACGTGCACGCCGGTTCAGGAAGCGGTGCTCAAAACGGCGCTCGACGGATCCGATTTATATGTTCAGTCTCAAACGGGAACGGGAAAAACGGCGGCGTACCTCGTTTCCATTTTACAGGAACTCCTCGCCTCTCCGGATAATGCGGGCAAAAAAGTGCTCATCCTGCTTCCGACACGCGAGCTTGCGGTGCAGGTTGAAGAAGAAGCGAAAAAATTGACGAGCGGAACGCAGCTGAAAGCGTTCAGTTTTTACGGCGGCGTCGGCTATGAGCGGCAGATCGCTGCACTCAAAAAAGGAGTGGATATCATTATCGGTACTCCCGGCCGCATGATCGATCTTCAGCAAAGCCGCCAGCTCGACTTGTCGAATGTCGGTTTTCTCGTCGTCGATGAAGCCGACCGTATGTTCGATATGGGTTTTTACCCCGACTTGCGCACGCTGCTCAAAGTGCTGCCGAAAGCGGAAGACCGCCAAACGATGCTTTTTTCCGCGACGCTCAATTCATACGTAAAAAATCTCGCATGGGAATACACGCGGGATGCGAAAGAGATTACGATCGAATCGGATACTGTCACCGTCGAACAAATCGATCAGGAACTGCTGCACGTTTCGAGCGATGCAAAGATGAAACTGCTCGTCGGTATCCTCTCAAAAGAAAAACCCGAAAGCGTACTCGTCTTTTGCAATACGAAACGTTCGTGCGAAGTCGTTTCGAAGCGGCTTGTCAAAAACGGTTTTAAAAGCGAATTCATCATCGGCGATTTGCCGCAGGCGAAACGGCTGCAAGTGCTGAACCGATTTAAAGACGGAAGCGTTTCGATCCTCGTCGCAACCGACGTCGCCGCACGCGGCATCGACGTGCACGATTTGGCGATGGTCGTCAATTACGATTTGCCGAACGAATCGGAAAACTACGTGCATCGCATCGGGCGCACCGCCCGCGCAGGCAAGACGGGCAAAGCGTATACGTTTTGCAGCGAACAGGACGTATACAATCTTCCTGCTATCGAACGTTATATAGAAATGCAAATTCCCTCGCGCGTCGCCGATGCATCGATGCTCGGAAACGATGCGAGCGAAGGCGTGTATATCAGAACGGAAAATTGGCGCGAAGATTACGATGGAGGCCGCTCTTCTTCGCGGAGAGGCGGTGCGGGCGGCGGAAAGTTTTCCGGAAGACGCGATTCGAAAAAAAGCGATGCGCGAAGCGGAAGCCGCGGCAGACGGAAAACGGGAAGCGCATCCGAGAGACCGGCGTTTCGAAAAGAGCGCTTTACCGAAGACGACACGGAAAAGCTTCAGAGTATGTCTTTCGAAGAGCGCATGAAGCTCTATAAAGAAAAATACGCAAAGTCCGCTTCGGCGCTTACGGACGGCAAAGGCGGCTCTTCTTCCGAATCGAAGGGCGCAAAGCCGTTCTCTAAAAAAGACCGCGCAAAAACCGGCCGCAAAAACGGTGGAGGGCAGGGTGCTTCCCGCTCTTCTTTCGAGAGGGGGAGACAAGACGTGCAAAAACCGTCGGCTGCGAAAAAGAGGAGCGGTGTGCAGCGCTACGACGAAAGCAAAAAAGGTTTGCAGTCGCAGAGCTTGTGGCATAAAATCAAATCGCTGTTCGGAAAAAAATAA
- a CDS encoding ABC-F family ATP-binding cassette domain-containing protein — MITVSDVSVKFGDKPLFKDVNVKFTPGNCYGIIGANGAGKSTFLKVLSGELEHDTGTIAMAQGKRMAVLQQNHFAFDDYSVKETVMMGYPKLYECTKARDEIYAKADFSEEDGIKASELEAEFGELGGYEAENQIEQMLSGLGLEEEYHDKAMSDLDESQKVRVLLAQAIFGNPDILLLDEPTNGLDIESITWLENFLLDFENIVIVVSHDRHFLNTVCTVICDIDYGKITQFSGNYDFWYQMSQMLQKQAKDQARRREDKMADLREFIQRFASNAAKSRQATSRKKVLDKLALEELPVTSRKFPYIHFAQERAIGNNTLEVKKLNYAQDGVELLKDFSLIVNRTDKVAFVGIEHNSISAFFDIIAGEKKADSGEVFWGQTTSYSYLPRDTNKYFENDLTITEWLKQYSKEQDDAYVRGFLGRMLFSGDESLKPVKVLSGGEKVRCMLSKMMLQNANVLIFDDPTNHLDLEAIESLNNALEDFPGVVLFNSHDHEFISSIANRIVEITPNGVIDRMMNFDDYIADDTVTELRKKYYEGTGKKIKYRV, encoded by the coding sequence GTGATAACCGTATCCGATGTCAGTGTCAAATTCGGCGACAAGCCGCTGTTTAAAGACGTCAATGTGAAATTTACGCCGGGCAACTGCTACGGCATTATCGGCGCGAACGGAGCCGGAAAATCGACTTTTTTGAAAGTGCTTTCGGGAGAACTCGAACACGATACCGGCACCATAGCTATGGCGCAGGGAAAGCGTATGGCCGTTTTGCAGCAAAACCACTTTGCGTTCGACGATTATTCCGTCAAAGAAACGGTGATGATGGGTTATCCGAAACTCTACGAATGCACGAAGGCGCGGGACGAAATTTACGCGAAAGCGGATTTTTCCGAAGAAGACGGCATCAAAGCGTCGGAACTCGAGGCGGAGTTCGGCGAACTCGGCGGCTACGAAGCGGAAAATCAAATCGAGCAGATGCTTTCCGGCCTCGGTCTCGAAGAAGAATATCACGACAAAGCGATGAGCGATTTGGACGAAAGTCAAAAAGTGCGCGTTCTCCTCGCGCAGGCGATTTTCGGAAATCCCGACATACTGCTGCTCGACGAGCCGACGAACGGTCTCGATATCGAATCGATTACGTGGCTCGAAAATTTTCTGCTCGACTTTGAAAACATCGTCATCGTCGTCAGTCACGATCGCCACTTTCTCAATACGGTGTGTACGGTCATCTGCGATATCGATTACGGAAAGATCACGCAGTTTTCCGGCAATTACGATTTTTGGTATCAGATGAGCCAAATGCTGCAAAAGCAGGCGAAAGATCAGGCGAGACGGCGCGAAGACAAAATGGCCGACTTGAGAGAATTTATCCAGCGCTTTGCGTCGAACGCGGCGAAAAGCCGGCAAGCGACGAGCCGCAAAAAAGTGCTCGATAAGCTTGCCCTCGAAGAGCTTCCCGTCACGAGCAGAAAATTTCCGTACATTCACTTTGCTCAAGAGCGCGCCATCGGCAACAACACGCTCGAAGTGAAAAAGCTCAATTACGCTCAGGACGGTGTCGAGCTTTTGAAAGATTTTTCGCTCATCGTAAACCGTACCGATAAAGTCGCCTTCGTCGGTATCGAACACAATTCCATTTCGGCGTTTTTCGACATCATCGCAGGTGAAAAGAAGGCGGATTCGGGTGAAGTGTTTTGGGGACAGACGACGAGTTATTCCTACTTACCGCGCGACACGAACAAGTATTTTGAAAACGATTTGACGATTACCGAGTGGCTTAAACAGTATTCGAAAGAACAGGACGACGCTTACGTGCGCGGATTTTTAGGCAGGATGCTTTTCAGCGGCGACGAATCGCTGAAGCCGGTTAAAGTGCTTTCCGGCGGCGAAAAAGTGAGGTGCATGCTTTCGAAGATGATGCTGCAGAATGCGAACGTGCTCATATTCGACGATCCGACCAATCATTTGGATTTGGAAGCGATCGAAAGTCTCAACAACGCGCTTGAAGATTTTCCGGGCGTCGTGCTGTTCAACAGCCACGATCACGAATTCATTTCGTCGATCGCAAACCGCATCGTCGAAATCACGCCGAACGGCGTCATCGACCGCATGATGAACTTCGACGACTATATCGCAGACGATACGGTGACGGAGCTTCGAAAAAAATATTACGAAGGCACCGGCAAAAAAATCAAATACCGCGTGTGA
- a CDS encoding YncE family protein — protein sequence MATKKVRMIFSLSVLLCAVSFVSGESAKPKDFPILTKLHTVPCGKQPKQVVFSPDGSCIALPLLDDAGFQIVQTGDQSVRAMYPPRSAQKGFAEALFVAEKNAFFISQMTTGYIYEYVWPGFTYRREIKTFGVWPKFISWSNEKNMLAVSNWVSNTVSLIDYETGSLVRTLKTGKEPRGTAFTSGGISLIVLCFGGGSIQKFDTESGSLIQAIEKEKAAMRHIVINADETKAYVSDMYHCSVYEIDLIKFTFTRSIRVFSNPNTIALYGSYLFVSSRGPNNPEDYTKRSPVNGRLSVIDIDSWKIVQEIEGGNQPTGLGISNDGKYLCSSNFQDANIELYRIRPPSEF from the coding sequence ATGGCGACCAAAAAAGTGCGGATGATTTTTTCGCTTTCGGTTTTATTGTGCGCCGTGTCTTTTGTCTCAGGAGAAAGCGCAAAGCCGAAAGATTTTCCGATCCTCACAAAGCTTCATACCGTTCCGTGCGGAAAGCAGCCGAAGCAGGTCGTCTTTTCTCCCGACGGAAGCTGCATAGCCCTGCCGCTCCTCGATGACGCAGGCTTTCAAATTGTACAGACCGGCGATCAAAGTGTGCGCGCGATGTATCCTCCGCGTTCGGCGCAAAAAGGTTTTGCCGAAGCTCTGTTCGTCGCCGAAAAAAATGCGTTTTTTATTTCGCAGATGACGACCGGTTATATCTACGAATACGTGTGGCCCGGATTTACGTACCGCCGTGAAATAAAAACGTTCGGCGTCTGGCCGAAATTCATTTCGTGGTCGAACGAAAAAAATATGCTCGCCGTTTCGAATTGGGTGTCGAATACCGTAAGCCTCATCGATTACGAAACGGGAAGCCTCGTGCGTACGCTCAAGACGGGAAAGGAGCCTCGCGGAACGGCGTTTACTTCGGGCGGCATCTCTCTTATCGTTTTGTGTTTCGGCGGCGGCTCCATCCAAAAATTCGATACCGAATCGGGCTCTCTCATACAAGCGATCGAAAAAGAAAAAGCTGCGATGCGCCATATCGTTATAAATGCCGATGAGACGAAAGCCTATGTGAGCGATATGTATCACTGTTCGGTATATGAAATCGATTTAATAAAATTTACGTTTACGCGTTCGATACGCGTTTTTTCGAATCCGAATACGATAGCCCTTTACGGCAGCTATCTTTTCGTTTCTTCCCGCGGACCGAACAATCCCGAAGATTACACGAAACGCAGTCCTGTCAACGGCAGGCTTTCCGTCATCGATATCGACTCGTGGAAAATAGTACAGGAGATAGAAGGCGGCAATCAGCCGACGGGACTCGGCATTTCAAACGACGGCAAGTACCTGTGTTCTTCGAATTTTCAAGATGCGAACATCGAACTCTACCGCATAAGACCGCCGTCCGAATTTTAA
- a CDS encoding ATP-dependent helicase — MPELDIHALKTELNPEQLRAVTTITGPILIIAGAGSGKTRVITYRIAHMLDEGIPQSAILALTFTNKAAREMEERVKSLTGKKLQNLTVSTFHAFGVRILRQDIAKLGWRENFSIYDETDKASLIKESARELQFTSDALDLYKIANLFSNIKTGRKNWESANDMYRALYESYEQGLKLYNAVDFDDLIMLPIRLFREHPDVLAKYRSRYTYIMVDEFQDTSRQQYELMRLLADKNIAVVGDDDQSIYSWRGADYQNIVQFEKDFPGVKEIRLEQNYRSTETILSAANGVISHNTNRKDKKLWSGNGSGKPIELFMPENESAEADFIAESIQGIAMEERRTYDDFGILMRANSQSRAIEEALLQANIPYTMSGGTSFFERLEIKDIVSYLRVAANQSDDINLLRIINTPRRGIGRSTISAINETAKQNASTLWDAIRYLQKDPAGALSDSAKKSLGEFIDTIEGARAKLFGGRGLANKVRELIDEVQYRDYIIGEFQKNEKAVRFKLQNIETLLMSIETWENNPDNFDPSLFNYLNRITLLSRDDIEDDDGKGKVNLMTIHASKGLEFPVVFIAGAEEGLMPHARSVEETDGDVEEERRLFYVAITRARDKLLITSCQKRRRMQATVECTPSRFLEEIPENLVEYHEAKKAEPVSEDKAHDYFADMLKKLKS; from the coding sequence ATGCCCGAACTCGACATACATGCATTGAAAACGGAACTCAATCCCGAACAGCTGCGCGCCGTCACGACGATAACAGGTCCTATTTTGATTATCGCCGGAGCGGGAAGCGGCAAAACAAGAGTCATCACGTATCGCATTGCGCACATGCTCGATGAAGGCATTCCGCAAAGCGCGATCCTTGCGCTGACCTTTACGAATAAAGCCGCGCGCGAAATGGAAGAGCGTGTCAAATCGCTGACGGGCAAAAAGCTGCAAAACCTCACGGTGTCCACGTTTCACGCATTCGGCGTGCGCATTCTCAGACAGGACATCGCCAAACTGGGCTGGCGGGAAAATTTTTCGATTTACGACGAAACCGACAAAGCCTCCCTCATCAAAGAAAGCGCGCGGGAACTGCAGTTCACATCCGACGCGCTCGACTTATACAAAATCGCAAACCTTTTTTCAAACATAAAAACCGGGCGCAAAAATTGGGAAAGCGCAAACGATATGTACCGAGCGCTCTACGAATCGTACGAGCAGGGATTGAAGCTGTACAATGCGGTCGACTTCGACGATCTCATCATGCTGCCGATCCGCCTGTTCCGTGAACACCCCGACGTGCTTGCAAAATACCGTTCTCGCTACACGTACATCATGGTCGACGAATTTCAGGACACGAGCCGGCAGCAGTACGAGCTCATGCGTCTCCTTGCCGATAAAAACATCGCGGTCGTCGGAGACGACGATCAGTCGATCTACAGCTGGAGAGGCGCCGATTATCAAAACATCGTACAGTTCGAAAAAGATTTTCCGGGTGTGAAGGAAATCCGCCTCGAGCAAAACTACCGTTCGACCGAAACCATTTTAAGCGCGGCGAACGGCGTCATATCGCACAACACGAACCGCAAAGACAAAAAACTGTGGAGCGGCAACGGTTCGGGAAAGCCTATCGAACTGTTTATGCCGGAAAACGAAAGCGCCGAAGCGGATTTTATCGCCGAAAGCATTCAAGGCATCGCGATGGAAGAGAGGCGTACATACGACGATTTCGGCATACTCATGCGCGCAAACTCGCAGAGCCGCGCGATCGAAGAAGCCCTGCTTCAAGCGAACATTCCCTATACGATGAGCGGCGGTACGAGTTTTTTCGAACGGCTCGAAATAAAAGATATCGTAAGCTATCTGCGCGTCGCGGCAAATCAAAGCGACGACATCAATCTGCTTCGGATCATCAATACGCCGCGGCGGGGCATCGGGAGGAGTACGATTTCGGCGATAAACGAAACGGCAAAGCAAAATGCGAGCACGCTGTGGGATGCGATCCGCTATCTGCAAAAAGATCCCGCAGGAGCGCTTTCCGATTCGGCAAAAAAATCGCTCGGAGAATTTATCGATACGATCGAAGGCGCAAGGGCGAAGCTTTTCGGCGGTCGGGGGCTTGCAAACAAAGTGCGCGAACTCATCGACGAGGTACAGTACCGCGACTACATCATCGGCGAATTTCAAAAAAACGAAAAAGCGGTGCGCTTTAAATTGCAGAATATCGAAACGCTGCTCATGTCGATCGAAACGTGGGAAAACAATCCCGACAATTTCGATCCGAGTCTGTTCAATTATTTGAACCGCATTACGCTCTTGAGCCGCGACGACATCGAAGACGACGACGGCAAAGGCAAAGTCAATTTGATGACGATCCACGCGTCGAAGGGGCTCGAATTTCCCGTCGTGTTTATCGCCGGTGCGGAAGAAGGGCTTATGCCGCACGCGCGTTCCGTCGAAGAAACGGACGGAGACGTCGAAGAAGAGAGGCGCCTTTTTTACGTCGCGATCACGCGCGCACGGGACAAATTATTGATTACGTCGTGCCAAAAGCGGAGGCGCATGCAGGCGACGGTCGAATGCACGCCGTCGCGTTTTCTTGAAGAGATACCGGAAAACCTCGTCGAATATCACGAAGCGAAAAAAGCGGAGCCGGTGAGCGAAGATAAAGCACACGATTATTTTGCCGACATGCTGAAAAAACTCAAAAGCTGA